The stretch of DNA tcccccggcaatggtgctgtaaggatcggaggagactgaaggtgatgtttcagatcttgcagagcccgctcggcctcctccatccattggaacttatcttggcattttaggagcttgaaaaagggtagtcctctctccctgagtccgaagatgaacctgttcagggctgccatacaacctgttagcttctgcacatccttgattgtggccggagcccctatatcagtaatggccgaaatctttacagggttgtcttcgatgccccgattgctgacgatgaacccgagcaattttcctgaaggtactccaaaaatgcacttggttgggttgagcttccaccggaatctacgcagactgctgaacatctcttccaaatctgcgatcaaatTGCtagaatccctggtcttgatgaccacatcatccacataggcctcaacgttccgatgcagttgattcgcgaaacacatctggatcgcatgctggtaggttgctcctgcgtttttcaacccgaaggacatggttttgtaggcatatgtcccgtacggggtgatgaacgctgtcttgatttggtcctcctctttgagcgcaatctgatgatatcctgaataacaatcaaggaaacaaagaaggacacaaccagccgtcgagtcgacaatttggtcaatgcgcgggagcccaaagtgatcttttgggcaatgcttgttgagatcagtgtagtcgacacacattctccattcattattctttttctttacaagaacaggattagctacccactctggatggattacttctttaatgaatccagccacgagaagattacttctttaatgaatccagccactggatgctcgacttgctggcctttcttgaaagAATCACCAGCCCGAActgagagctgctgcgcggccatgagtacttctcccgaagcatctggcacacgagtagtcgaagtgtattggatcgcctcctgattgcagtcatacgacttcttcaagtcgcaccggagagtgagtactccacttggcgagtgccggacgatccaatattgcatggtaggaagattccaagttagccacttcgaatttgatgaactcagtgcggtagttctccctcgtgccgaaggtgtctagaagaactaccgtaccaagagggtgtgccgcattacctgggacgatgccgtaaaagggggacttgttcggaaccagcatatccttgaagttcaggcccatcttccttagagtgctggcgaagatgaggttaagaccgctcccaccatcgatgagcaccttggtgagcctaacctctgccaccacgggatccagaacCAGGAGGAACTTGccaggctccgaaaagctcatccactagtcgtcgcgggagaatgagatggggatctccgaccaacggagtggtcgtggtaccgccggctcgatggacatgatctcccgaagaagcagcttctggtcccatctggagccgaaatccccatcacctccgaagatgacgttgacggtcttcaaagcgtcctggaacttcgggttgcgcccttggtcctcttggtcgtcatcctcgggttctttgtccgcaggcttcttattcttcttaccaccaccagagttgctgaacgtcctccggagaTGGTAGCAGTCGACGGCCGCATGGTTGGCACctagatgccatgggcacttcttctgcaggagcttctcgaactcctcctgcgtcgtcgacttcttgcctcgcgaaggatgatccatagccgcgatgatatcatctggcttacgtttccggggtggacccaaaAAGTCCCGGTGGCCTTTGTTGTTGCGGTTGTtgtttgggcgcctcagattgctatcttgacgccgcgggaaccgctcccgcatcttctcctcttgttcggaccaatcgtgcatcatatcacgaaggcccacaacagtcttcggcctgttccgcccaaaatccctgtagatgcctggatcggtgatgccgttgtagaagtagtcgatgatgtcgtcctccgagatgttcgcgatggtggcgcggacgtcgaagaagcgacgtgtgtaggaccgcaggagctcgttacgttcctgtttacactgagcaagatcgtgatgagtacctgcacgagcgatcgctccctggaagttgtcgatgaagaccttcttgagtcgctcccaggagtcgatggagttgctgctaaGGCTCTCCAGCCAGATGAGCGgcacagggtccaaagccatcggaaaatagatgactttggtgatgttcgagccccctgcgacctcaatggtcgtggagtagcaacggagccactgttGAGGGGCCTGCTTGCTGTCGTACTTGGTggtgccgatcggcttgaagccctcagggtacttatagctgctgaatcgcgcagagaaagctgggaaatgatcactgcaatcagtcccttcagtctcgaattcttcacgtaccttacgcctggaggagatcacagtccgcgcatcgcggccttcattaatgtgctggagcaagtcttctgtaggaggcCAACGATTGGCCTGTCGCGAGTTACCCCCtgaaggtggctgttgcctcccgccaggggcctggctcccgtgagcgttgttgttgttgtggctgggctgatgtcgagggcgaccgccagccgttcggctgtgagcctggctccgactctcacccacgcgctccaccctgatggtggacgctgggttttgctgatccagctggatccaggccctctgcacgtaaagaagtgcttgacgcacatccggatcgtggctgcgctcgaggatggccgtaaccctggcaatgttggccaccggggtcttgaaaccccgttcgcttacggcgacaaacttagggtcaagctcgcaataaatagatcgcctacgctcgttggccctccttcgccggattgcgcgggccctgttcctggccctccacgcctcgcgatcggcgtcgttttcctcgccggcgttggcagtggcctcatcttcagagaccgcttcgaagttgatgatgggACAACCACCATCATCCTTGCCTTCTCCCGCCaatagcacctggcgggaggtgaGCTCGTCAGAGCTTGTGTCAACTAGTTCAGTCaacccctccgccacggtggccagcggcctgccctcctgaaagggCAAAGGTTCGAGATaggccacaagtcgaccctcagcctcaagtagatcggagagcgccatgcccctccaatgcacaatgcgcccttccggcatggaggtgatcatcagatcactggcgccaaaacaaccgaagccccccgacacgcggtggcttcaagccTTCCaacctggagcagagagtccaggtccttctctagcgtGGAGAGAGACccagagatgttggcctcctgtgGCCGGATTGCGTGAACCGAGTCGGGATCGGTTACGCgaatcctcagattggaacgagtccaacccaagggaagttgccgcaacgctggatgaagtcgagcctggagcagactccatctcgatctttgttgcagaagcatgggtcgacaagccatcgagattgtcgatgaacttgtcaaggtcgctgcggggatccgcagcggaagtctttggcttcatgtcgacgaggaatcgccggaaatcgcccacaccatctgcgatgcagacccacgagccaaaaatgaatgtcatgccctgagagggaactgacctggcgaatttgaaagatgccatcgagctcgccggtggatcttcgacgcgtccccctacctggcgcgtcagctgtcggtgtttaaccggctgcccaccgagggatatacccaaggtggtaagttttggatgaggggacgccgagatcaggaactcgaaggtgcaaggaacacaaaatttaGACAGGGGGCcacaagatgcgtaataccctatgtcctgtatggtgatttgtattgctttaggtgtagaatgatctggagatcgtgttttgagaggggtccctgtcctcccttatatatccaagaggccagggttacaaagatactaaccaacaccagctaaggaatcacaccagaatatatctcgagtagattccctctgtatcagttagctctatctcctacttaaacgggataaataagagataaacgagataaataagagataagacggacttaatctcttaaacctctttaaactacgttatgtatacagccccgtggccccggggcTGACACTAGGCTCTTGATACTAATTGTTGGAAATCCGCCTCCCACCAAGTGGTTTCTCAGGCACAACTGAGTAGTTTGCCTAAACTGGGAGGGGATGAACACACACATCTTTCAGGTTGTTTGCACTAGGTCCGACTGGATTCCTGTTGCTGCTGTGAGCTTTGATTTAAATAGATATCCCAAGGAGACAAGGTACAATGAAGTGGCGCAGAATATAAGACCGGATGCAAGTTACAAGGAGATAGAACCTGGATCCACGGGCTGCACGCAAGTAGTAATACTATTGTGGCCTCAATCTATAACTAGTCTGCTTCATCCTACATGCTGCCTATATACACAAGGGTTAGTGCCTCCCCGGCGAAGGAGCTGCAGGAGTTTGCCAGGGCGCTCCGCCGGCTGAGGGACAACGTGCAACGCCACGCCGACATGCTGCCGGCCCATGCCTTGCAGCCGACGACGCAGCTGCAGTAGAGCCTCCGCAAGATGCGTCTTTTAACTGAAGCTCATGTTCCTTGGGGTTTAGCGCGATTGGCCTCGAATTCAGTTAGATTCTCTTGAGGTAGTGCAATGTAAATTCAGCAGTAAGAGCACAATACTAAAGTGTTTGGAGGATAATTTCTCATCAGTCTTTTTGATGTTTTATTTCCTCGGTTTATAGCAACATCAGTTCAGTTTAACATGTGGGTTGAAGGTTTTTTTTTTCAGTCCATGTCACACCCACATCCCAAAGAATTATCAGTATGGCTCAGTTGATGTGTCTGACCGAAAGTATCAAACAAGTTGCTCAAAAcgattttcttttctttttgatatAATATATGCAATCAATTTTTATGCGGAATTGGTTTGATTTAGTAATTTAGCCGCAATAAGCACTAAGAGAAGCACAACGCAAGGAGCCAGCCAAAAGAGTTGCTCAAATGCAGGGTTGGGATGGAAAAGAATAGGCTAAGCCCATTAGGAACCTTGAAATTaaattccattctaataatcataatttagatACAAATCTAGTAGGAGGCTTTTGGATCCTCTCATTTTAAAAGAATTAAAATCTACTTAATAAACTAGGTTATTTAGCTTAGAATTTGACATTCCACCGTTTTTCAACCATTTTCCAAAGTTTAGATATAAACTATTCTAAATTCATAAGATGGGAGACTATCAAATTGTTTCTATTCCGCAACTTACAGCACGCTCTTTAGCTCACTTCTTTACAGTAGAAATATAGCATATAACTATCTTCCTCGTATGGTCAACAATagtatacaaatatattccGCATATAATTATATTAGCTTAATAGATGTgtctaaattataattattagaatggaatttTTTTCGAAAGTTCCAAACGGGACCTTAAGCTAATATGATTATATACAaaatatatttgtatattatTATTGATCATATTTGTATATTATTATTGATCATATGAGGAGATACTTATGTGCTATATATCTACTACAGAGAAGAAAGCCAAAAAAAACGTATCTTCCATCCTATGAATTTAGAATAGGCTTATATCTATGGTAGGATGTCAAATTCTAAACCAAATAGACAAAATAGTCTAGTTTATTAAGTAGATTTAAATTTCAATTCCTTCGGAATAAGAGGATCCTAAGACCGCAATTCCTTGCATTTTTTGTTCCAAAGCCGAAAAAAGAAAAACCAGCAACATTGACGGAACGAAGAGTGCATCTCAGTGCAATTTCACAATAACACCAGTCGCTGTGCGAAAGTAAGCTCCACATTTTGAACAGATACATAATGACATGAGACATCCAATTTGTAGATAATGACCGAATGGGCAGTACCACACCATATTTTAGATTTTTGGCGTACCACAAGAGGAGGAGAATTATCGTCTGGACAGTTTAATTACATCACATTTCTCATGCGAACCATTCTCTAGAATTTATCTATGGTGATACCATCCCTAACGACCTCATAGGCATCGCGGCTCCGGGTCTTCTTCACACCGGCAGTGAAATGGACCTTCGAGCCCTCGGTCTTGATGGTGGTCACCTTGGTCCACACCAGCACTTTGGTCTTCAATCCCTCAATGTCGGAAAACTTACCTTTCTCAAGGTAGCCAGTCACACAGGTGAAGAACCGCAGGACTGACGAGTCCTTGTACCCGACGTCGCATGCTGAAGGGATGTACACCGTCAGCTTCTTTGTCTCCTCGTTGAACTCATAGTTAGTCGCGTCCCGTGGGAAGAGGCCAGCTGGCATGTCATATTCCTTGAGGAGGTCTGGTAGTGATTTCTGCAACTTCCCTGAGACCACAGCATGTTTCACTCAGATAGTCAGATCAGTAGATATGATAAAATCCCGCCCTCAAGGCCTCTGATGCATGAACATTTGTGCAAATGGCGATTGAGCAACCAAAAAATTCACATAAATTGAACAGGTGCAAGGACCACTTGAGCGAGAAAATATGCAAACTATGGTCTGCTAATAAGAGCACATTAACACGCATTCATCACATAGTTTGAATAATATGCTATCAGGATACTGCTTCCTTATTTCTTTATCAATCCAAGTAATCTCCTTTCATGTTATTATAGACAAATACGTGCATTTCAGGTAATATGCTATAAGGATACTGCTTCCTTATTTCTTATCAATCCAACTAATCTCCTTTCATGTTATTATAGACAAATACATGCATTTCAGGTTATGATAAAAGTGAACAGGCatcaagtgttggaggatataaGTGCAGATTATCACCGTAAGACAAGCCCACATTCAATAAATGACACCACCTTCCAGATCAACACCTCCAGGAATTAAGAAAGCTCCTATGTTTGTTCACTCTAAAACGTGGTACATTAGTCTcagaatttattttggcttttATATTGTGCCCTATATTAAGGATGCACGGCTTCCAGAATTATCAGAAACTCAAAGATCAGATTCCTCCTTCACAGTTTATCAACCTCATTTTTGTAATAAGAGAAATAATGGCTACATGTCACAGTTGACTATCGATTTGTCTTCCCTGAATTTTTCATGACAAAACACAGATCTGACAAGTTAAATTTAGTAAT from Panicum hallii strain FIL2 chromosome 3, PHallii_v3.1, whole genome shotgun sequence encodes:
- the LOC112887086 gene encoding uncharacterized protein At5g01610-like, producing the protein MDQVLNKVGSYWFSKRASREIDSIGDDISSISSSIGGSAKWMVNKIKGKLQKSLPDLLKEYDMPAGLFPRDATNYEFNEETKKLTVYIPSACDVGYKDSSVLRFFTCVTGYLEKGKFSDIEGLKTKVLVWTKVTTIKTEGSKVHFTAGVKKTRSRDAYEVVRDGITIDKF